The Flavobacterium faecale genome has a segment encoding these proteins:
- a CDS encoding Lrp/AsnC family transcriptional regulator, which translates to MSKFRLDEVDHQILDMLIDNTRVPFTDIAKKLLISAGTVHVRVKKMEDAGIIMGSSLVLDYDKLGYSFIAYVGVFLNNTSQTKFVLERINEIPFVTVASVTTGKFNIFCKIRAKDTKHAKDVIFMIDDIDGVYRTETMISLEESINDKKRLMHTIFKNM; encoded by the coding sequence ATGAGTAAGTTCCGTTTAGATGAAGTAGATCATCAGATTTTAGATATGTTAATTGATAACACAAGAGTACCTTTTACAGATATCGCTAAGAAATTATTGATTTCTGCTGGTACGGTCCACGTGAGGGTAAAAAAGATGGAAGATGCTGGAATCATCATGGGATCATCATTGGTTCTAGATTATGATAAACTAGGGTATTCATTCATTGCTTACGTTGGTGTTTTCTTGAATAATACCTCTCAAACAAAATTTGTTTTGGAGCGTATTAACGAAATCCCTTTTGTAACTGTAGCTTCAGTTACGACAGGTAAGTTTAATATTTTCTGTAAAATCAGAGCTAAAGATACCAAACATGCTAAAGATGTAATCTTTATGATTGATGATATTGATGGCGTTTACAGAACTGAGACTATGATTTCCCTTGAAGAGAGCATTAACGACAAGAAGCGTTTGATGCATACTATCTTCAAAAACATGTAA
- a CDS encoding M14 family metallopeptidase, producing the protein MNLEQLFLDNKEQTIAGRYLTLDSIEPILQRLNTNNELSIIGQSVLGEPIYKYQIGSGSIKIFLWSQMHGNESTTTKGLFDFFNVLKSGSAFATQLLEKFIFCALPMLNPDGARLYTRENANKIDLNRDSQDLTQPESNILRTTFEAFQPDYCYNLHDQRTIFGVSDTGLPATMSFLAPSYNDEREINPSRLKAIELIAGINDVLQQYIPGQVGRFDDSFNLNCIGDTFQYLGVPTLLFEAGHFPNDYEREITRKYVFISLVSSFQILSENDIVFKGIDNYLNIPQNKQAFYDFKYKNIKINYDGIKKLSNFAAQYKEELIDNKIQFNAYVVEIGDLSDRFGHIVYDLEGAELSDIEDNNLELHKKADFCLKNDTKFVNGLIKK; encoded by the coding sequence ATGAATTTAGAACAATTGTTTCTTGATAATAAAGAACAAACTATAGCAGGAAGGTACCTAACTTTAGATTCGATTGAGCCTATATTACAGCGCTTAAATACCAATAACGAACTCAGTATAATAGGTCAATCCGTTTTGGGCGAACCTATTTATAAATACCAAATTGGTAGTGGATCGATCAAAATTTTTCTTTGGTCACAAATGCATGGAAACGAAAGCACGACCACAAAAGGTTTGTTTGACTTTTTTAATGTCCTTAAATCAGGTTCTGCTTTTGCGACCCAATTACTGGAGAAATTTATATTTTGCGCCTTACCCATGCTTAATCCTGATGGTGCTCGCTTGTATACACGAGAGAATGCCAATAAAATTGACTTGAATAGAGATTCTCAAGACTTAACACAGCCAGAGAGCAACATATTAAGAACCACTTTTGAAGCGTTTCAGCCTGACTATTGCTACAACCTCCATGATCAACGAACGATTTTTGGTGTGAGTGATACTGGTCTGCCCGCTACGATGTCTTTTTTGGCACCATCATACAATGACGAAAGAGAAATTAATCCTTCTAGATTAAAAGCTATTGAACTGATTGCAGGGATTAATGATGTTTTGCAACAATATATTCCTGGACAAGTGGGTCGATTTGATGATTCGTTCAATCTTAATTGCATAGGGGATACTTTTCAGTACTTAGGCGTGCCCACATTATTATTCGAAGCTGGACATTTTCCAAACGATTATGAGCGAGAAATAACACGTAAATACGTTTTTATTTCGTTAGTAAGTAGTTTTCAAATACTAAGCGAAAACGATATAGTTTTTAAAGGAATTGATAATTATTTAAATATTCCTCAAAATAAACAGGCTTTTTATGATTTTAAATACAAAAACATAAAAATAAATTATGATGGTATCAAAAAATTATCGAATTTTGCAGCACAGTATAAAGAAGAATTGATTGACAATAAAATCCAATTCAATGCTTATGTTGTAGAGATTGGTGATTTGAGTGATCGTTTTGGACATATCGTCTATGATCTTGAAGGAGCTGAATTAAGCGATATCGAAGACAATAATCTCGAATTACACAAAAAAGCAGATTTTTGTTTGAAAAACGACACAAAATTTGTTAATGGATTGATAAAAAAGTAA
- a CDS encoding helix-turn-helix transcriptional regulator, with protein MVNTEEFIKRLEIILEYYSLNASAFADKIGVQRSSLSHLLSGRNKPSLDFILKILEEFPEVDLYWMLNGTGTFPKTEAAPTASFTPKENTAPAVDLFSEEKEVPQVKPIERPRKVDLPSFSAESESDIEKIVVFYTNGTFKSYQPK; from the coding sequence ATGGTAAACACGGAAGAATTTATTAAACGACTAGAAATTATCTTGGAATATTACAGTTTGAATGCCTCTGCATTTGCAGATAAAATTGGTGTGCAACGATCTAGTTTGAGTCATTTGCTTTCGGGTCGAAATAAACCTAGCTTGGATTTTATATTAAAAATTCTAGAGGAGTTTCCAGAGGTAGATTTGTATTGGATGCTAAATGGTACTGGAACTTTTCCAAAGACGGAAGCTGCCCCTACTGCATCATTTACACCTAAAGAAAATACAGCTCCCGCAGTAGACCTATTTTCAGAGGAAAAAGAAGTTCCTCAAGTTAAACCAATTGAAAGACCCAGAAAAGTTGATTTACCATCCTTTTCAGCAGAATCTGAGTCGGATATTGAGAAGATTGTTGTTTTCTATACCAATGGTACCTTTAAATCATACCAACCAAAATAA
- the kdsB gene encoding 3-deoxy-manno-octulosonate cytidylyltransferase, which produces MKIIAVIPARYASTRFHAKLMQDLGGKTVILRTYEAALHTQLFDDVFVVTDSKLIFDEIVNHGGKAIMSIKEHESGSDRIAEAIESIDVDIVINVQGDEPFINAKPLKEVIEVFKKDTDKKVDLASLMYEIKDTNEIENPNNVKVVVNQNNFAMYFSRSVIPFPRDKDVGVRYMKHIGVYAFRKEALMDFYKLPMMSLEASEKLEQLRYLEFGKQIKMIETTHAGIGIDTKEDLEKARLLI; this is translated from the coding sequence ATGAAAATAATTGCCGTAATTCCAGCTCGATATGCATCAACAAGATTCCATGCCAAACTTATGCAAGATCTTGGCGGAAAAACGGTCATCTTGCGTACCTACGAAGCTGCATTACACACGCAATTGTTTGATGATGTTTTTGTGGTAACCGATTCAAAATTGATCTTTGACGAAATAGTCAATCATGGTGGGAAAGCAATTATGAGTATCAAAGAACATGAGTCGGGTAGTGATCGAATTGCTGAAGCTATTGAAAGTATTGATGTAGATATCGTTATCAATGTACAAGGAGATGAGCCTTTTATAAATGCAAAACCTTTGAAAGAAGTGATAGAAGTGTTTAAAAAGGATACCGATAAAAAAGTAGATTTGGCCTCGTTAATGTATGAGATCAAAGACACTAACGAAATTGAGAATCCAAATAACGTGAAGGTAGTAGTGAATCAAAATAACTTTGCTATGTACTTCTCGAGATCTGTGATTCCTTTTCCTAGAGACAAAGACGTAGGAGTACGATATATGAAACATATTGGTGTTTATGCTTTTCGAAAAGAAGCCTTAATGGATTTTTATAAATTACCCATGATGTCCCTTGAAGCCTCTGAAAAATTAGAACAATTGCGTTACCTGGAATTTGGAAAGCAAATTAAGATGATAGAAACCACCCACGCCGGAATCGGAATTGACACTAAGGAAGATTTAGAAAAAGCTAGATTATTGATTTAG
- a CDS encoding ATP-dependent DNA helicase translates to MNSSSFYSLLRRNFPFTPTQQQDLFFQKIAIFITDTYDDTIFVLKGYAGTGKTTVISTIVNNLVEINKKYVLLAPTGRAAKVIANYSEKPAFTIHKKIYFPKKSSGGGVSFVLQPNKHKNTIFIVDEASMISDTNSDSKLYENGSLLDDLISYVYSGSNCKMILLGDTAQLPPVNLDVSPALDIDTLSLHYNKEVEHIELDEVMRQEEGSGILYNATELRELLKDSFITDFQFDLKKFKDIVRLVDGYDIQDAINSAYSNYSIEDTAFIVRSNKRANQYNEQIRTKILDKESELSTGDFLMVVKNNYFWLKDSDEAGFIANGDIIEVLEIFKILELYGFKFAKVKIRMVDYPNQKPFETVLLLDTIKSESPSLTYEESNRLYEEVMKDYENETTKYKKFQKVKANEYFNGLQVKFSYAITCHKSQGGQWNTVFVEQPYLPNGIDRDYIRWLYTAMTRAKTKLYLIGFKDESFIT, encoded by the coding sequence ATGAATTCCTCCTCCTTTTACAGTCTTTTGCGAAGAAATTTTCCTTTTACACCCACACAGCAACAGGATTTATTTTTTCAAAAAATCGCAATTTTCATCACAGATACTTATGACGACACCATCTTTGTCCTCAAAGGATATGCTGGAACAGGAAAAACGACTGTAATTTCGACCATTGTAAATAATTTGGTCGAAATCAATAAAAAGTATGTGTTATTGGCTCCCACTGGGCGTGCTGCAAAAGTTATTGCAAACTACTCAGAGAAGCCGGCATTCACCATTCATAAAAAAATATATTTCCCCAAGAAATCTTCTGGTGGTGGTGTGTCGTTTGTGTTACAACCCAATAAACATAAAAACACCATTTTTATAGTCGATGAAGCTTCCATGATCTCCGACACCAATTCGGATTCTAAATTATATGAAAACGGATCTTTGCTAGACGATTTGATTTCGTACGTGTACTCGGGTAGCAACTGCAAAATGATTTTGCTTGGAGATACAGCGCAGTTACCTCCCGTGAATTTGGATGTGAGTCCCGCCTTGGATATTGACACTTTGAGTTTACATTATAATAAAGAAGTGGAACATATTGAATTGGACGAAGTAATGCGTCAGGAGGAAGGCAGCGGAATTTTGTACAATGCAACCGAACTTCGCGAATTATTAAAAGATTCTTTCATCACCGATTTTCAATTTGATTTGAAAAAATTCAAAGATATCGTTCGCTTGGTCGATGGTTATGATATTCAAGACGCCATTAATTCGGCCTACAGCAATTATAGTATTGAAGATACTGCTTTTATTGTTCGATCAAATAAAAGAGCAAATCAATACAACGAGCAAATTCGAACAAAAATATTAGATAAAGAAAGCGAACTGTCGACAGGAGATTTTTTGATGGTAGTCAAGAATAATTATTTTTGGCTCAAAGATTCTGATGAAGCGGGATTTATAGCAAATGGAGATATTATTGAAGTTTTAGAAATTTTCAAAATATTAGAATTATACGGCTTTAAGTTTGCCAAAGTAAAAATCAGGATGGTCGATTACCCCAATCAAAAACCGTTTGAAACTGTTTTGCTACTCGATACAATTAAAAGTGAATCACCATCATTAACCTACGAAGAGTCCAATAGGTTGTATGAAGAAGTGATGAAAGATTACGAAAATGAGACCACAAAATATAAAAAATTCCAAAAAGTTAAAGCAAATGAATACTTTAACGGATTACAGGTAAAGTTCTCCTATGCAATTACTTGCCATAAATCACAAGGTGGCCAATGGAATACTGTTTTTGTCGAACAACCATATTTACCAAACGGTATCGACCGCGATTATATTCGTTGGCTGTACACCGCCATGACACGTGCAAAAACCAAATTATATTTAATTGGATTTAAAGATGAAAGTTTCATTACCTAA
- a CDS encoding DUF3822 family protein, whose product MDITEKKYKKLSIQVSLTGLSFCCFDTLNNTISSFNEVIFDTIYKGVKIEDLFSEAFQNNPELSADYDEVLIIHHNNLSTFVPAVLFDENYLGSYLQYNTKVFETDFFAFDENKKYQINTVYIPYVNMNNFFIDKFGSFDYKHSNSILLDKVMDLSRNDDTKTMWVHFAAGHFEIAVIQNQKLLLFNSFEYQTAQDFLYYILFTAEQLNMNPENFALELIGEISIESEFYKIAYQYVRNINLIDVEDLRWNNYFSEAENRKHFILFNS is encoded by the coding sequence ATGGACATCACCGAAAAGAAATATAAAAAATTATCCATTCAAGTTTCGTTGACTGGGCTTTCTTTTTGTTGTTTTGATACCTTGAACAATACGATAAGCTCTTTTAACGAAGTTATTTTTGACACTATATATAAAGGAGTAAAAATTGAGGATTTATTTTCAGAAGCTTTTCAGAATAATCCGGAACTAAGCGCAGACTATGACGAGGTTTTGATTATTCATCATAATAATCTTTCGACTTTTGTTCCCGCAGTTTTATTCGATGAAAATTATTTGGGGAGCTACCTACAATACAACACCAAAGTATTTGAGACCGATTTTTTTGCTTTCGACGAAAATAAAAAATATCAAATCAATACCGTGTATATTCCGTATGTTAATATGAATAATTTTTTTATTGACAAGTTCGGAAGTTTTGATTACAAACATTCCAACAGCATCTTGCTAGACAAAGTGATGGATTTGTCAAGAAATGATGATACTAAAACGATGTGGGTGCATTTTGCAGCGGGTCATTTTGAAATTGCTGTCATTCAAAATCAAAAATTACTTTTATTCAATTCTTTCGAATATCAAACAGCACAAGATTTCTTGTATTATATTTTGTTTACCGCAGAACAGTTAAACATGAATCCAGAAAATTTCGCGTTAGAATTAATTGGAGAAATTTCAATCGAAAGTGAATTTTACAAAATAGCTTACCAATATGTTCGCAACATTAATTTGATAGATGTTGAGGATTTACGATGGAACAATTATTTTTCTGAGGCCGAAAACAGAAAACACTTTATACTTTTCAACTCATGA
- a CDS encoding RsmD family RNA methyltransferase: MRIISGKFKGRRISPPKGLPVRPTTDMSKEALFNVLNNHFSFEGLKVLDLFAGTGNISYEFASRGSTPITSVDGDFGCVKFIKKTAEEFDFNIAALKSDIFKFLERNNATYDIIFADPPYNFDQATFEKIVSLIFERNSLNGDGMMVIEHSKYTKLDHMMHFSFKKSYGGSIFSFFELNQNDEVREVLDEDGEEE; encoded by the coding sequence ATGAGAATCATTTCAGGAAAATTCAAAGGCAGACGTATCTCACCCCCAAAAGGGTTACCGGTACGTCCCACAACAGATATGTCCAAAGAGGCGCTGTTCAATGTACTCAACAATCACTTTAGTTTTGAAGGATTAAAAGTCTTGGACTTGTTTGCCGGAACCGGAAATATAAGTTACGAATTTGCGTCACGCGGGAGTACGCCCATCACCTCTGTAGATGGCGATTTTGGCTGTGTCAAATTTATCAAGAAAACTGCAGAAGAATTTGATTTTAATATCGCCGCTTTAAAAAGTGATATTTTTAAATTTTTAGAAAGAAATAATGCAACTTATGACATTATTTTTGCCGACCCACCTTATAATTTTGATCAAGCAACTTTCGAGAAAATTGTATCCCTCATTTTCGAACGCAATAGTTTGAACGGTGACGGAATGATGGTAATCGAACATTCGAAATATACCAAATTGGATCATATGATGCATTTTTCATTTAAGAAAAGTTATGGAGGATCGATCTTTAGCTTTTTCGAATTAAATCAAAATGACGAAGTACGTGAAGTTCTAGACGAAGACGGAGAAGAAGAATAA
- a CDS encoding ketopantoate reductase family protein, giving the protein MKTRIGILGLGGVGGYFGGLLAKEFENSETVEIIFIARGNTQVQVRQNGLKVIMDESEMIVHPAIVSNDPREIGKLDYLICATKTYDIESSLTSVSGCITKNTVILPLYNGVDAPERISALYPDNEVLQGCVYIVSKIESPAVIRKVGFYEKLFFGSATASMQKMKALQAIFLQAKIQSTLATEIEEAVWEKYVFIAALASATSYLDQNVGEIMATPESRQVYVALLHEITLLAAVKGLNLPNDIIMQTIQKLEKCPADMTSSMHRDVRAGNPFELDSLTEYVVNEGLKYEVETPTFQKIFDKLSQVN; this is encoded by the coding sequence ATGAAAACTCGAATCGGAATTCTAGGACTAGGTGGAGTAGGAGGTTACTTTGGTGGACTTTTGGCCAAAGAATTTGAAAACTCTGAAACTGTCGAAATCATTTTTATAGCGCGTGGAAACACCCAAGTACAAGTACGCCAAAACGGATTGAAAGTCATCATGGACGAATCTGAAATGATAGTGCATCCTGCCATAGTTTCCAATGATCCTCGAGAAATTGGCAAACTTGATTACCTTATTTGTGCTACCAAAACGTATGATATCGAGTCTAGTTTGACCTCTGTATCGGGCTGTATCACCAAGAACACTGTAATATTGCCACTTTACAATGGTGTAGACGCTCCTGAGCGCATCAGTGCGCTGTATCCAGACAATGAGGTGCTCCAGGGTTGTGTGTATATTGTTTCCAAAATTGAAAGTCCTGCCGTTATTCGAAAAGTAGGATTCTATGAAAAATTGTTTTTTGGATCGGCTACTGCTTCGATGCAAAAAATGAAAGCGTTGCAAGCTATTTTTCTACAAGCCAAAATTCAAAGTACCTTGGCTACTGAAATCGAAGAAGCTGTTTGGGAAAAATACGTATTTATTGCTGCTTTGGCTTCCGCAACTTCATATTTGGATCAAAATGTTGGTGAAATCATGGCAACGCCCGAAAGTCGTCAAGTATATGTTGCTTTATTGCACGAAATTACCCTTTTGGCCGCGGTAAAAGGGCTTAATTTGCCAAACGATATTATCATGCAAACCATTCAAAAACTAGAAAAATGCCCTGCGGATATGACTTCGTCTATGCACAGAGATGTACGCGCCGGAAACCCTTTCGAACTGGACTCATTGACTGAATATGTAGTTAACGAAGGTTTGAAATATGAGGTTGAAACACCGACGTTCCAAAAAATATTCGACAAATTATCGCAAGTGAATTAA
- a CDS encoding universal stress protein: MKRILFPTDFSETANNAFVHALELAKVLKGELIILHTFELPVVDSQYFPQNYMEIYESLELSQFDMFKDEIPKLREIAEGRNLGDIKLSHRLMDGDLVYNIRKAVVEDKIDFVVMGTSGTSGWESFFLGSNTGNALSDCTVPMLCVGSDVPFKKVQTIGFTTRFREKDKSALKNVLKIAHKMKAQVRCLYVKTAVSDVLDGTIRDWETEFGQEPVTFSVVFSEEVKESMMDFILQKDIDILTMLTYKRGFFDSLFHSSMTKKVATEFPIPILAIPIE; the protein is encoded by the coding sequence ATGAAACGTATTTTATTTCCAACTGATTTTTCTGAAACGGCCAATAACGCCTTTGTACATGCGCTAGAACTCGCAAAAGTACTAAAAGGGGAACTTATTATCTTGCATACCTTTGAATTGCCTGTGGTTGATAGCCAGTATTTTCCGCAAAATTACATGGAGATTTATGAGTCGCTAGAATTGTCACAGTTTGATATGTTTAAAGACGAAATTCCGAAACTGAGGGAAATTGCTGAGGGGCGTAATCTAGGTGACATCAAATTAAGTCACCGATTGATGGATGGTGATTTGGTGTATAATATTCGAAAAGCAGTTGTAGAAGATAAAATTGATTTTGTAGTCATGGGTACCTCTGGAACTTCTGGTTGGGAATCCTTTTTCTTAGGCAGCAATACGGGCAATGCATTATCAGATTGCACGGTACCGATGCTTTGTGTAGGATCTGACGTTCCTTTCAAAAAAGTGCAGACAATTGGTTTTACAACCCGCTTTCGCGAAAAAGACAAAAGCGCACTGAAAAACGTTTTAAAAATTGCTCACAAAATGAAGGCACAAGTGCGTTGTTTGTATGTCAAAACAGCGGTATCAGATGTGTTGGATGGTACAATTAGAGATTGGGAAACAGAATTTGGTCAAGAGCCAGTCACTTTTTCGGTAGTGTTTTCTGAAGAGGTGAAAGAAAGTATGATGGATTTTATTCTTCAAAAAGATATTGATATCTTGACGATGCTAACTTATAAAAGAGGATTCTTTGATTCCCTTTTTCATTCGAGTATGACCAAAAAAGTAGCAACAGAATTCCCTATTCCGATTTTGGCTATACCAATTGAATAA
- a CDS encoding universal stress protein: MKRILFPTDFSETANNAFVHALQFANTVKGELVLLHSYDLLPMDDQFFPENFAAVYDTVELSHFELFKEEIPKLRKIMEEIGLDAIQINHRLMEGKLADNIQKCIVEENIDYLIMGTTSATDWETLFSGSNSGAVVTGLKVPMLCVPLDLKYKKLKTIGFVTNYRPEDKTALHKMIELAKRINAKVKCLYIGHGNAGHTQVEVDRWESEFKAEPVQFMGIRSEAIKQVTLDFIKVETIDVLAVLTYKKTDFEEQFVANYSKNKAADITVPLLVFHA; this comes from the coding sequence ATGAAACGTATTTTATTTCCAACTGATTTTTCTGAAACGGCCAATAATGCCTTTGTACATGCGTTACAATTTGCAAATACCGTTAAGGGTGAGCTGGTATTGTTGCATTCATATGATTTGTTGCCTATGGATGATCAATTTTTTCCAGAGAATTTTGCTGCTGTTTATGACACAGTTGAACTTTCTCATTTTGAATTATTTAAGGAAGAGATTCCGAAACTGCGAAAAATCATGGAAGAAATCGGACTGGATGCTATACAAATTAATCACCGATTAATGGAAGGGAAGTTAGCAGATAATATTCAAAAATGCATAGTTGAAGAAAATATCGACTACCTTATCATGGGAACGACAAGTGCAACGGACTGGGAAACATTGTTCTCCGGTAGTAATTCGGGTGCAGTAGTGACGGGATTGAAGGTACCGATGCTTTGTGTTCCTTTAGATTTGAAATACAAAAAATTGAAGACCATTGGTTTTGTGACCAACTACAGACCTGAAGATAAAACTGCACTCCATAAAATGATTGAGCTTGCTAAAAGAATCAACGCCAAAGTGAAATGTTTATACATAGGCCATGGTAATGCTGGCCATACACAAGTAGAGGTAGATCGATGGGAGTCTGAATTTAAGGCTGAGCCGGTACAGTTTATGGGGATTAGGAGTGAAGCTATTAAACAAGTTACATTAGATTTTATCAAAGTGGAAACTATTGACGTCTTAGCAGTATTAACTTATAAAAAAACTGATTTTGAAGAACAATTTGTAGCCAATTACAGTAAAAATAAAGCAGCAGACATCACAGTTCCACTTTTGGTGTTTCATGCTTAG
- the mnmE gene encoding tRNA uridine-5-carboxymethylaminomethyl(34) synthesis GTPase MnmE, which yields MLNNDAIVALATPSGAGAIAIIRISGQEAISIGNSVFKSIKNKDLRNQKTHTLHLGHIMDDTKTLDEVLVSIFKGPNSYTGENTIEISCHGSTYIQQQIIQLLLRKGCRMADAGEFTLRAFLNGKLDLSQAEAVADLISSDNEASHQIAMQQMRGGFSNEIAKLREELLNFASLIELELDFAEEDVEFADRTQFNELLNRIEFVLKRLIDSFAVGNVIKNGIPVAIVGEPNVGKSTLLNALLNEERAIVSDIAGTTRDTIEDELTIGGIGFRFIDTAGIRETQDVVESIGIKKTFEKIEQAQVVLYLSPLTPKGGTLDSENVKQVQLEIEKIKNQFPLKPLIIIGNKKDLYSNQQILNLQSQIPNILLISAKQNIGIDELKDQLLSFVNTGALRNNETIVTNTRHYDSLLKALDEISKVKYGIETNLSSDLMAIDIKEALYHFGMITGQVTNDELLGNIFANFCIGK from the coding sequence ATGCTAAACAACGACGCCATAGTAGCACTAGCAACTCCATCGGGAGCTGGAGCTATCGCCATCATAAGAATCTCAGGACAAGAAGCCATTTCGATCGGGAATTCGGTTTTCAAATCTATTAAAAACAAAGATTTACGCAATCAAAAAACGCACACCTTACATTTAGGTCACATCATGGATGACACCAAAACGCTAGACGAGGTTTTGGTTTCTATCTTTAAAGGACCCAATTCCTACACGGGCGAAAATACCATCGAGATTTCGTGTCACGGTTCAACCTATATTCAGCAACAAATTATACAATTATTGCTCCGCAAAGGTTGTAGAATGGCCGATGCAGGTGAATTCACTTTGCGTGCTTTTTTGAACGGAAAATTAGACTTATCTCAAGCCGAAGCTGTAGCCGATTTGATTTCGTCTGACAATGAAGCTTCTCACCAAATTGCTATGCAACAAATGCGTGGTGGTTTCTCTAACGAAATTGCAAAACTGCGTGAGGAATTACTAAATTTTGCCTCATTAATCGAATTGGAATTGGACTTTGCAGAAGAAGATGTAGAATTTGCTGATCGCACACAATTCAACGAGTTACTAAACCGAATCGAGTTTGTACTCAAGCGTTTAATCGACTCCTTTGCTGTTGGAAACGTAATCAAAAACGGAATTCCAGTAGCCATTGTAGGCGAACCAAATGTGGGGAAATCAACACTTTTAAATGCGCTTTTGAACGAAGAACGTGCCATCGTATCTGACATTGCAGGAACTACGCGTGACACCATAGAAGATGAATTAACCATTGGCGGAATCGGTTTCCGTTTCATTGACACCGCCGGAATTCGTGAAACACAAGATGTCGTAGAAAGTATCGGAATCAAGAAAACTTTCGAAAAAATTGAACAAGCACAGGTAGTTCTCTATTTAAGCCCCCTAACCCCCAAAGGGGGAACTCTTGACAGTGAAAATGTAAAACAAGTACAGCTTGAAATTGAAAAAATAAAAAATCAATTTCCGTTAAAACCGTTGATCATTATTGGTAACAAAAAAGATTTATATTCAAACCAGCAAATCCTAAATCTTCAATCCCAAATCCCAAATATTTTATTGATTTCCGCCAAACAAAACATCGGTATCGACGAACTTAAAGATCAATTACTCTCTTTTGTCAACACAGGCGCCTTACGCAATAACGAGACAATTGTTACCAACACCAGACATTACGACTCTCTTTTAAAAGCCTTGGACGAAATTTCAAAAGTAAAATACGGAATCGAAACCAATCTTTCTAGTGACCTTATGGCTATCGATATCAAAGAAGCCTTGTACCATTTTGGAATGATAACTGGGCAGGTTACAAATGATGAGCTGTTAGGGAATATATTTGCTAATTTTTGTATTGGCAAATAA